From Quercus lobata isolate SW786 chromosome 11, ValleyOak3.0 Primary Assembly, whole genome shotgun sequence:
ATATAGTTGAGTTCACCTTGATTGTCATCTCCATGGTTCTCTCAAAATCTATATCAACCATTGAAGTACGATTGAAAACTCACCTTTTTTCGATTGATAATGTCCATCATGGATGCTACATCAATATGTCAACCACTCCACCATAAATGACAAGACAAACCACCCATCGGCCCCAAACAACATCCaaagcattttttcttttatatatatatatatatatatataaagtaaataaGTAATTCGAAGGACATGAAAAAACTCAAATAGACACCGAGTCATCGATTCATTTATCCAATGGACCGGAATGATCTAGATTTAtcaactatttttatttttattttagaaacagattaaTCAACTATTGATGGCActgttataaatatatatatatatatatattttttttttttttttttgttacaagcTGGTTCTTGAAATAGTAGAGACAAGTGAATATAATTAGATCCATGGGTCTTGTATCTCAAAAaacacagaagaagaagaagaagaagagattgatAGGTCCATGAAAATGATGGCCCTACCACATTTATGATTGATAGGTCGAAGTAGGCAAATGGGAAAACCCGCTCTCAAACTTAGGCTTACAGGATTGGGACTTGGGAGCAGTGACTATGCTATTAGCTTGGGCTTGTACCGGCTTGGCTATTTTAGAGCCGAAATATCAGCCACCGTATCCCACACTCTCATAGCTCAGAGTTGGTGAGCATGCCAAAACAACAACTGAACAACACCTCATTTCGAGATTTACGAGATTTTTAACGTATTTCTCTCCAACAATGTTCTACTATTtgtctatattaaaaaaataataataatgttatgCTATCATGAGAACATGAAAAACAAGGGTCCTGTTATTGAGTGCATTTAAGAATATGGcatagatgaaaattttaatgcaATCAATCAACTTTTTCTAAATAGTCAAACTATTTTTGGTCAAAGTTAGTAATTTTTGTTACTTTGCAATAAAGTTGGCCACATATTATTCTCTTAATAGAGCATTATAAAGATACCCATTAAATTAAAAGGGACTCGACTCtctataaaaagattataaaaaaaaaaaccaatccaatttattataaaattttgagggtgtttggtaatattattttaataatgttgtttgtattttttggatatACGTGTAGatgaaaaagtatataaaaatacatataatattgtttaaaaactgaaatttgtTGTTCTGCTTACACTACCAACCCCTTAATCtcttaacaaattaaaaaaaaacataagacACCTTAACAATGCCTTTATCTATTCTATCTACTACGTATTAATTTCCTTCACTCAACAAAGTGTCAAAGTCTGCATTTGTATTTTCtattctcacacacacacacacccaaccCAAGCTCCGAGCCTAGTTAGCCTCCTCCTACATACaaaatacatacacacacagaCACTTTGCACTattttccaaatccaaacaaaatagCTTGAGTCCTGAGTGAAAAACTGACTCGTAGATTAGATTCTATCCCAAGTCCCAActagttttctctctctttctctcaaaccAAAACGTACAAACAACCACATTTAATACCAATGCCAACGGAGAACTAGCTTTCATCCTCTTCCCAATCAGTCATCTATCACgggtcaccaaaaaaaaaaaaaaaaaaacacaacatgttttgtaacttttattAAGATATTATTTTCTGCTTTCCATAAAAAAGCATTATATATAACGACCACTTCATCTACATGCCCAAGAAAGATATTCCCGTGCTCTTCAAGCaccacaatttttctttttattttgtctcAAACTCGATGGCTATGGCCACCACCATTGCAAACAGAGCACCGAAGGTCTCTGTTTTGCTCTGCTTTTCCATATACTCTGCTTTGCTTTCCTTTAGCTGCAGCCGGGTTTTAGGCCAATCATCACCTGTTTTTGCCTGTGATGTTAAGAGCAACTCGAGCCTGGCGAGCTTGGGGTTCTGTAACACGTCTTTGGGTATTGATTCGAGAGTTGGGGACTTGGTGAAGAGGCTGACATTGCAAGAGAAAATTGGGTTCTTGGTGAACAAGGCAGGGAGTGTGAGTAGGCTTGGTATACCACAGTATGAGTGGTGGTCTGAGGCTCTTCATGGAGTCTCTTATGTGGGCCCAGGGACTCGTTTTTCCAATGTGGTACCTGGAGCTACCAGCTTTCCTCAAGTTATTCTCACTGCTGCTACATTCAATACTTCTCTCTTTGAAGCCATTGGAAAGGTAAGAAATTGACTTTTCAAAGGCTTGATGATACCCTTTTTCTGTTTCGTTTTGCTCCTTTCATATTGCCATGTTTTTATGCATTCTCTGATCTTTCagatagttttcttttttacaattgcatttctgaatttttatttttattttttttttaactaagaaTTTTGATGAAATGGAAGTGTGAACTATTTTTGGGTGAGTTTGATTTAGATAGAAGAACTCATTGTGTCGGTTATATGATGATTTTATTATCTGTAACAACGTGTCAACATCCTTGTCAAtatcactaattaaattctGATGTTGTTTGTTCAACTTGCCGTCTGAGATACAATGGAAAAGATTATAATCAAATGGATTAATGctagagagagagtgagtgagtgagagagtgtgaaaacaACTAGTGCTTCACAAAAGATgtatatttaattgtttattcATTTCCGGTTACACGTTGTTTTCTAAACAAAAGACATACATAATATGCAAATGCCATTTACAGCTGTTGATCTGAACTGATCATCATTTCATTGCTTTTCCTATGAGATCTTTATGGATACGAGGAGGACTGATCTCTTTATGGTTAACTAACAAAAGCATGTGAAGGATAGTTATTAGGTTAACTTCTTTAATGACTCACTTTCGCTTTAGCCTGAAAAGAAACacataaatgtaaataaatatataaaagggtATGGTAGTTGGTGGAATTATAATTTGAGTGCAGTTTGCAGTGTTTTGAAATCTATGGAGACTTTTGTGAGTCTTCCAGCTTGCAGAGTAATGGATACAGCAGGGAATAGCGATGGTGATTGATTAGCagtgacattttttaataactaatGACTTTCACAGAATACAATACGTGTAGAATGGGAAATTACCAAGATAATTGATTTTAGAGTAGAAAATTTCAGTTACCAAGAGgagcaaaaaccaaaaaaaataaaaaatcaaatcaaattaagCAGGACAAAATTTGGTTTGAACGTTGAAAGTTGGAGCAGTTGGGTAGGtgggaaattttgaaatttgagtgTCGTGTAAATGTCTTCAAAGCATGAAGGCACTATTTCTAGTGACACTGTTACATGGTTTTTCATTATTCTTCCAACACCATATGCATAAATGTATTGTCAGACTCTGGTATAGGAGTAGGAACttttagaacaaaaatattGAACCGATTAATTGCACACGCAGAAAGTTTGGGAATTCAAAATGAAGGAATGATCTCAAGTTAAGTCAATGCATAGGTTGCAGTTGCAGCTATTACCTAATACTGATCTACAATTGACATGGCACATAAATTATTGAACTGTTACTGTCTATGGTGTGTAGGTGGTTTCTACCGAAGCAAGAGCAATGTACAATGTGGGACTAGCAGGCTTGACATATTGGTCACCAAATATTAACATATTTCGAGACCCCAGATGGGGAAGAGGCCAGGAAACTCCAGGAGAAGACCCATTGCTTTCAAGTAAATATGGATCCGGTTACGTTAGAGGTCTTCAACAAAGAGATGGTGATCCAAATGGACTTAAGGTTGCTGCATGTTGTAAACATTATACAGCCTATGATCTTGATAATTGGAAAGGGACAGACCGTTACCATTTCAATGCTGTggtaatttacaaattaccttaattgaattttttggtGGCAAGGGgttaattagattttatttcaggatcataattttcatttcctttgtcttcttttgttttgatgagTTAGGTAACAAAGCAAGATTTGGATGATACATTTCAACCACCATTCAAGAGTTGTGTGATTGATGGCAATGTAGCCAGTGTCATGTGTTCCTACAACCAGGTTAATGGTAAGCCAACCTGCGCAGACCCGGACCTGCTTGCTGGAGTCATCCGAGGCGAATGGAAACTAAATGGGTATTGATTTTACCTTATCTTTCCTATTATATAATCCAAGATGCTTACCACTGTTTTGTTTAAACACGACTATTGTGTTGCTGCAGATACATAGTTTCTGATTGTGATTCGGTAGATGTGTTCTACAAGTCTCAACAATACACAAAATCACCAGAGGAGGCTGCAGCCAAAGCTATATTGGCAGGTAACTTAATTTCCATTCTTAGATCATGTAGCATTAAAATCAATGATAATGTAAAAAATTGGTATGACTGAAATGCTTCAgcaataaaattattgaaatattttggaaatttaacACTAATTAATTAGTGTTGATGGATTGGGAAAAAGTAATTTATACATTACCTTTTGATGTCATATCCAAATTTATCTGCATTCTGCTACCTTTCGGCACCAGAATTTTGAGTATATCTCTTACTGGTATCATGTCCAATTAGAGCAGTATATCCTACATTTCCTGCTTGTAGTGGTGACTAAATGATTGTCTGTTTGATTTAATTTGACAGGATTGGATCTTAACTGTGGATCCTTCCTAGGTCAACACACAGAAGCTGCAGTAAAAGGAGGACTTTTGGATGAGGCGGCTATTGACAAGGCCATTTCTAACAATTTTGCAACTTTAATGAGACTTGGCTTCTTTGATGGTGACCCAAGCAAGCAAATTTATGGCAACTTGGGTCCAAAAGATGTGTGTACGGAAAAGAACCAGGAACTGGCCCGTGAAACAGCTAGGCAAGGGATAGTGCTGCTTAAAAACAGTCCCGGTTCACTGCCTCTGTCTCCCACTGCCATCAAATCCTTGGCTGTAATTGGTCCCAACGCCAATGTCACAAAAACCATGATTGGAAACTATGAAGGTGGGCAAATATCAAAACATTCCTTTGTCTGGTTGCCCCTTAATCAAGAATCCATCATACATTGCTTGAATTTTTGATGTGGCTATCACTGAATCAATAttcttttagatatttttgtaaaatcttGAATAATTTGATTTATAATATTGAACAACTAGCGAGGGTAAATTGAATGAATAGATGGTCATTCAAGTTTGAGATTAAAAAATGATTCTAAATCATTCTAAAATTGATGTCTAATGTTGTCTTTAATTTTGCAGGCACTCCATGCAAATATACAACTCCTTTGCAAGGTCTGACAGCCTCAGTTGCAACAACTTATCAGCCAGGCTGCTCCAATGTGGCCTGCAGCACTGCGCAGGTAGATGACGCCAAGAAAATAGCAGCCTCAGCAGATGCCACTGTACTTATAATGGGTGCAGATCAATCTATCGAGGCAGAGAGTCGTGACAGGATTGACCTCAATCTTCCAGGACAGCAAACACTCTTAGTAACAGAAGTTGCAAAGGCATCCAAAGGACCAGTCATTCTTGTTATAATGTCTGGAGGGGGCTTTGATATCTCATTTGCAAAAAGTAATGATAAAATTACAAGCATCCTATGGGTTGGTTACCCTGGGGAAGCTGGAGGAGCTGCCATAGCTGATGTGATTTTTGGGTATTGTAATCCAAGTAAGTTTATTGTCATCTCCTGCTTTATGATACTACTCTCCTAACTTAGTAAAATTCCAAGCTATATATTCCCAGATCAATTTTTCTCTAGAGATGTACAAATCAATTATACacatattatcaaaattttaaatttatatgttaaatcATATTCTAGGCATCATCTTTCCATGACTTCTTTCGCTGCATACCAATCAACTGCTCTTTGTTTCAGGTGGAAGATTACCCATGACATGGTATCCACAAGCATACTTAGACAAGGTCCCCATGACAAACATGAACATGAGGCCAGATCCTGCCACTGGCTACCCTGGCCGGACCTACAGGTTCTACACCGGAGAAACTGTGTATTCATTTGGAGATGGACTAAGCTATTCCAGTTTCAACCACCACCTAGCTCAAGCACCAAAGTTAGTTTCCATTCCCTTAGAAGAGGGTCACGTTTGTCGCTCAACAAGATGCAAGTCATTAGACGTTGCTGAGCAGCATTGTCAAAACTGGGGTTTTGACATTCACTTGAGAGTCAAAAACATGGGAAGTATTAGTGGAAGCCATACAGTATTCTTGTTCACTACCCCTCCATCAATACACAACTCACCTCAGAAGCACTTGCTGGGATTTGAGAAGGTCTTCTTGACAGGGCAAACAGAAACGTTGGTCAAGTTCAAGGTGGATGTTTGCAAGGACTTGAGTGTGGTGGATGAGCTTGGAACCAGGAAAGTTGCCTTGGGACAACATGTGCTTCATGTTGGGAGCTTGAAACACTCAATGAACGTGAGGGTTTAAATTAAATCATCAACAAGCCTGCAGATAT
This genomic window contains:
- the LOC115968936 gene encoding beta-xylosidase/alpha-L-arabinofuranosidase 2-like — translated: MPKKDIPVLFKHHNFSFYFVSNSMAMATTIANRAPKVSVLLCFSIYSALLSFSCSRVLGQSSPVFACDVKSNSSLASLGFCNTSLGIDSRVGDLVKRLTLQEKIGFLVNKAGSVSRLGIPQYEWWSEALHGVSYVGPGTRFSNVVPGATSFPQVILTAATFNTSLFEAIGKVVSTEARAMYNVGLAGLTYWSPNINIFRDPRWGRGQETPGEDPLLSSKYGSGYVRGLQQRDGDPNGLKVAACCKHYTAYDLDNWKGTDRYHFNAVVTKQDLDDTFQPPFKSCVIDGNVASVMCSYNQVNGKPTCADPDLLAGVIRGEWKLNGYIVSDCDSVDVFYKSQQYTKSPEEAAAKAILAGLDLNCGSFLGQHTEAAVKGGLLDEAAIDKAISNNFATLMRLGFFDGDPSKQIYGNLGPKDVCTEKNQELARETARQGIVLLKNSPGSLPLSPTAIKSLAVIGPNANVTKTMIGNYEGTPCKYTTPLQGLTASVATTYQPGCSNVACSTAQVDDAKKIAASADATVLIMGADQSIEAESRDRIDLNLPGQQTLLVTEVAKASKGPVILVIMSGGGFDISFAKSNDKITSILWVGYPGEAGGAAIADVIFGYCNPSGRLPMTWYPQAYLDKVPMTNMNMRPDPATGYPGRTYRFYTGETVYSFGDGLSYSSFNHHLAQAPKLVSIPLEEGHVCRSTRCKSLDVAEQHCQNWGFDIHLRVKNMGSISGSHTVFLFTTPPSIHNSPQKHLLGFEKVFLTGQTETLVKFKVDVCKDLSVVDELGTRKVALGQHVLHVGSLKHSMNVRV